TTATGCCATCATTCATAAAGCTATTCCAATTAGTAACTAGTTGCAGATAGCGAGACATTATTCATACTCCCTTCTCTGTATCTATCAAATCGCATATGGTAAGGTAGAAAACGATAAGGGATATCATATTCTTTACATAATGCTTTTAGTAATTTTGCAACACTTTGAGTTTGCTTTGTTGTAAATGCTGCATAATAACGGTAGCCCCTATACTCACTGTTAGGATATCTCCCTAGTTTATCATAATCATTATCAGCTAGATCAATAAAAGCTTTGTCTGGTCCTTTAATAGCGGCATCAAGTTCACAATATGTATATATTTCACCTTTTGAATCTACCCATTTTAAATCACTACCTTCTAAATATATGGGTCCATAATTCACAATTTCAATTGCAATTATTTTTGGATTCTCAGTATCAGCACTTGAATGATGTGCCCAATATTCAGGTTCCATGTATTCCACAATAGTCCCATCTCTATAAACCCAGTAATTGACGGCATGACGCTTGGCATCAACAATATCTGAAGGTGTTTTACATGTAGTACTGTCTGCGCCATTAGTAGCACCAGCAGTAAAATGTAAACATATAGCTGTCTTATCCTTTTTGTTTTTTCTGCCAATAGGCATTAATTTCTTATTAAACATCCCCCTATTAATGACAGATTTAAGTCTATTAAAAGGTTCAGAGTCCTTCGTATACTCATTGAGCTTTTTTAGTTTTCTCATCTTGGAGATAGGTAACTCAATGTCGAAAATCTGTTCTTCAATTAGATAAGGGCGCTCGTCTAAGTATTCATAAACTATCTTAGATATTTTACTTATATCACAGTTATCGCTATAGAGACTCATCGCTATTCTCCATTTCTTCAAATTTTTCTTTTATTAACTCTTTTTTGTATTCATAATCATCATTATAAAAATCACTTATAGTCATAAAAAAGTGTTGCTTATTAGAAGGACTCCAATCTAGATACGAAGAATATATTCTGTTTCCATTAGTATCTAACTTTGGATAATCAATACTATAGGTATAAACAGAACGGATACCATCATAATTCCAGTATTCATCA
The genomic region above belongs to Spirochaeta cellobiosiphila DSM 17781 and contains:
- a CDS encoding peptidoglycan recognition protein family protein; this translates as MSLYSDNCDISKISKIVYEYLDERPYLIEEQIFDIELPISKMRKLKKLNEYTKDSEPFNRLKSVINRGMFNKKLMPIGRKNKKDKTAICLHFTAGATNGADSTTCKTPSDIVDAKRHAVNYWVYRDGTIVEYMEPEYWAHHSSADTENPKIIAIEIVNYGPIYLEGSDLKWVDSKGEIYTYCELDAAIKGPDKAFIDLADNDYDKLGRYPNSEYRGYRYYAAFTTKQTQSVAKLLKALCKEYDIPYRFLPYHMRFDRYREGSMNNVSLSATSY